One part of the Arthrobacter sp. EM1 genome encodes these proteins:
- a CDS encoding PDDEXK nuclease domain-containing protein — translation MTIGREEFFAVLLFYNFKLRCFVVVELKATAFKPEYVGQINMYMSAVDDLLAHPDDKPTVGLLLGKTKNNVVAEYSLRGFSQPISVAEWESGIVQSLPEEFAATLPSISELEAELSGPTAK, via the coding sequence TTGACCATCGGCCGGGAGGAATTCTTCGCCGTTCTGCTGTTCTACAACTTCAAGCTGCGTTGCTTTGTGGTGGTCGAACTGAAAGCCACCGCGTTCAAGCCGGAGTACGTGGGCCAGATCAACATGTACATGTCCGCGGTGGACGATCTTCTAGCCCACCCGGACGACAAGCCCACCGTCGGTCTCCTGCTGGGCAAAACCAAGAACAACGTGGTGGCCGAATACTCGCTGCGGGGATTCTCCCAACCGATCAGCGTCGCCGAATGGGAATCCGGGATCGTCCAATCCCTGCCCGAGGAATTCGCTGCGACCCTGCCCAGCATCAGCGAACTCGAAGCCGAACTTTCCGGCCCCACGGCGAAGTGA
- a CDS encoding DUF1016 N-terminal domain-containing protein yields MLLSYWSIGSELAKRESAQGWGSKVVTRLAADVRSAFPEATGSSPQNLRYMKSFAQAWPGFPMLQAPLATLPWYHQIALIEKPSDPEPGSGTQLPPSKTDGLGTCWPTTSRRSSTNAPA; encoded by the coding sequence ATGCTGCTGTCCTACTGGTCGATTGGCAGCGAACTGGCCAAACGGGAATCGGCGCAAGGGTGGGGCAGCAAAGTCGTCACGCGGCTCGCTGCCGACGTCCGCTCGGCTTTTCCGGAGGCAACAGGATCCTCGCCGCAGAACCTGCGGTACATGAAGTCGTTCGCCCAAGCCTGGCCGGGCTTCCCAATGTTGCAAGCGCCGCTTGCAACATTGCCCTGGTACCACCAGATAGCTCTGATCGAGAAGCCCAGCGACCCGGAACCCGGCTCTGGTACGCAACTGCCGCCGTCTAAAACGGATGGTCTCGGAACGTGCTGGCCCACCACATCGAGACGAAGCTCCACGAACGCTCCGGCATAG
- a CDS encoding class I SAM-dependent DNA methyltransferase, protein MPPKLKVDLAPSTMKELKDTLWKAADKLRGSMDASQYKDVILGLVFLKYVSDAFEERRAQIVTELEADGLNEDQIAQLIDDVDEYTGRGVFWVPARARWDYLAENGKGLAAAMGEAPKSIGQLIDEAMDLIMAANPTLAATLPRIFNRDNVDQRRLGELLDLLNSARFTGQGVSKARDLLGEVYEYFLEKFARAEGKRGGEFYTPAGVVRVLVEVLEPNRGRVYDPCCGSGGMFVQTEKFLEHHQKEGSDISVYGQELNERTWRMAKMNLAIHGLNANLASRWGDTFARDQHPELTGTNGADFIMANPPFNIKDWARSESDPRWKYGLPPAGNANYAWIQHIISKLAPGGSAGVVMANGSMSSNSGGEGEIRAQLVEADLVSCMVALPTQLFRSTGIPVCTWFFAKDKTAGSQGSVDRTGQVLFIDARNLGYMVDRAERALSDEDIAKIAGTYHAWRGTSSAVEAGLTYDDEAGFCYSATLAEIKAADYALTPGRYVGAAELEDDGEPIEEKIARLSKELFEQFDESERLAQVVREQLGRLDV, encoded by the coding sequence GACGCTTTCGAGGAGCGCCGCGCCCAGATCGTCACGGAGCTGGAAGCCGACGGCCTCAATGAGGACCAGATCGCCCAGCTGATCGACGACGTGGACGAGTACACCGGCCGCGGCGTCTTCTGGGTCCCTGCCCGTGCCCGCTGGGACTACCTCGCGGAGAACGGCAAGGGCCTCGCCGCCGCGATGGGCGAGGCACCGAAGAGCATCGGCCAGCTGATCGACGAGGCCATGGACCTCATCATGGCCGCCAACCCCACGCTGGCGGCCACGCTTCCCCGCATCTTCAACCGCGACAACGTGGACCAGCGCCGCCTCGGCGAGCTGCTGGACCTGCTGAACTCGGCCCGCTTCACGGGCCAGGGCGTCAGCAAGGCCCGCGACCTGCTCGGCGAGGTCTACGAGTACTTCCTGGAGAAGTTCGCCCGGGCCGAGGGCAAGCGCGGCGGCGAGTTCTACACCCCGGCCGGCGTGGTCCGGGTGCTCGTGGAGGTGCTGGAACCCAACCGCGGGCGGGTCTATGATCCCTGCTGCGGCTCGGGCGGCATGTTTGTCCAGACCGAGAAGTTCCTGGAGCACCACCAGAAGGAGGGCTCGGACATCTCGGTCTACGGCCAGGAGCTTAACGAGCGCACCTGGCGGATGGCCAAGATGAACCTCGCCATCCACGGCCTCAACGCCAACCTCGCCTCCCGCTGGGGCGACACCTTCGCCCGGGACCAGCACCCCGAGCTGACCGGGACCAACGGCGCCGACTTCATCATGGCCAACCCACCCTTCAATATCAAGGACTGGGCCCGTTCCGAGTCCGACCCCCGCTGGAAGTACGGCCTCCCGCCGGCCGGAAACGCCAACTACGCCTGGATCCAGCACATCATCTCCAAACTCGCCCCGGGCGGGTCCGCCGGCGTGGTCATGGCCAACGGCTCCATGTCCTCCAACTCCGGCGGCGAGGGCGAGATCCGCGCCCAGCTCGTGGAGGCCGATCTCGTCTCCTGCATGGTGGCTTTGCCGACGCAGCTGTTCCGTTCCACCGGCATTCCGGTGTGCACCTGGTTTTTTGCCAAGGACAAGACGGCCGGCTCGCAGGGCTCCGTCGACCGGACCGGCCAGGTGCTCTTCATCGACGCCCGTAACCTGGGCTACATGGTGGACCGTGCCGAGCGTGCTTTGTCGGATGAGGACATCGCCAAGATCGCCGGCACCTACCACGCGTGGCGCGGCACTTCGTCCGCGGTTGAGGCAGGCCTGACGTACGACGACGAAGCCGGCTTCTGCTATTCGGCCACGCTTGCGGAGATCAAGGCTGCTGATTATGCGCTAACGCCGGGACGGTATGTTGGGGCGGCTGAGCTTGAGGACGACGGCGAGCCGATCGAGGAGAAGATCGCGCGGTTGTCGAAGGAACTATTCGAGCAGTTCGACGAGTCGGAGCGGCTGGCGCAGGTTGTGCGCGAGCAATTGGGGCGCCTGGATGTCTAG
- a CDS encoding restriction endonuclease subunit S, with amino-acid sequence MSRNTSIGELAALGALQFGDGYRTKRSEHGQPGYRIIRVADVMDDAVSFEGPDFVSADYVRAIGTKLGHPGDILLTTKGTVGRVAVLPETGEQVVYSPQLCYFRVLDSDVITPRFLRYWFSSQEFWLQAADRMNNTDMAAYINLADIRSLKMTLPSIHNQQAIAEVLGALDDKIAANTKLVQTSAALTQAMFSSAVATSSEESVLSEITELLSRGITPKYSDDNDATVILNQKCVRGQRVDLDPARRTLSVKVREDKLLKLDDVLVNSTGQGTLGRVARWTHHENVTVDSHITIVRFDRNKVDPVCAGVGLLGLQQTIIEMGEGSTGQTELSRVELGKLRIRLPDFETQRALGRRFASMANMERINFEENRRLAATRDALLPQLMSGKLRVREGETLVAAAV; translated from the coding sequence ATGTCTAGGAATACCTCCATCGGCGAACTAGCAGCTCTCGGTGCCCTCCAGTTCGGAGACGGTTACAGAACCAAACGAAGCGAGCATGGCCAGCCGGGTTACCGGATCATTCGTGTTGCCGACGTGATGGACGATGCTGTCAGCTTCGAGGGACCGGACTTCGTTTCGGCTGATTACGTCAGGGCCATCGGAACGAAATTGGGACATCCCGGTGACATCCTTCTGACCACAAAGGGGACTGTTGGCCGAGTGGCCGTTCTACCCGAAACCGGTGAGCAGGTTGTTTACAGCCCGCAGCTCTGCTATTTCCGGGTTCTGGATTCCGATGTAATAACCCCGCGCTTCCTACGCTACTGGTTCAGTAGCCAGGAGTTCTGGCTTCAAGCCGCGGACAGAATGAACAACACGGACATGGCCGCATACATAAATCTGGCGGACATCCGGTCCCTCAAGATGACGCTGCCATCGATTCACAACCAACAGGCAATTGCAGAGGTGCTCGGTGCGCTCGACGACAAGATCGCCGCCAACACCAAGCTCGTTCAGACCTCCGCAGCCCTGACTCAAGCGATGTTCTCCTCGGCTGTCGCCACATCCTCAGAGGAATCCGTTCTCTCGGAAATCACCGAACTTCTCAGCCGCGGCATTACGCCCAAGTATTCTGACGACAACGACGCAACCGTCATCCTGAACCAGAAGTGCGTCCGCGGGCAGCGTGTAGATCTGGACCCGGCTCGGCGGACACTTTCCGTCAAAGTCCGTGAAGACAAACTCCTGAAATTGGATGACGTCCTTGTGAACTCGACGGGACAAGGAACGCTCGGCCGGGTTGCACGATGGACTCACCATGAGAATGTCACGGTCGATTCGCACATCACCATCGTCAGGTTCGACCGAAACAAAGTTGATCCTGTATGTGCGGGAGTGGGTCTCCTCGGCTTGCAGCAGACCATCATCGAAATGGGTGAAGGCAGCACTGGACAAACAGAACTGTCGCGAGTCGAACTCGGAAAACTTCGTATAAGGCTTCCGGATTTCGAAACTCAACGGGCCCTCGGCCGTCGGTTCGCTTCGATGGCGAATATGGAGCGAATAAACTTTGAGGAGAACCGTCGCCTGGCAGCCACCCGTGATGCCCTTCTCCCCCAACTCATGTCCGGCAAGCTCCGGGTCCGGGAAGGAGAAACGCTGGTGGCAGCGGCGGTCTGA